From Rubripirellula reticaptiva, the proteins below share one genomic window:
- a CDS encoding response regulator — MSSNKILQILLVEDDDIDAEAVKRALMKQRIANPIVVARDGVAALERLRGQDGSEPLQRPFLILLDLNLPRMNGIEFLRELRSDPELQGSIVFVLTTSDADRDKVAAYEQHIAGYIVKSQAGEEFVNVMGIVDLYWRYVEFPPSPFESKSP; from the coding sequence GTGTCGTCAAACAAAATTCTCCAAATTCTACTAGTCGAAGATGACGACATCGATGCTGAAGCCGTTAAACGCGCGCTGATGAAACAGCGGATCGCAAATCCGATTGTCGTCGCGAGAGACGGAGTCGCTGCGCTTGAGCGATTGCGAGGGCAGGATGGCAGTGAACCGCTGCAGAGGCCGTTTCTGATTCTGCTTGACTTGAATTTGCCACGAATGAATGGCATCGAGTTTCTTCGCGAGTTGCGTAGCGATCCAGAACTCCAGGGCAGTATCGTTTTTGTGCTGACAACGTCAGATGCTGATCGAGACAAGGTCGCCGCATACGAGCAACACATTGCTGGCTACATCGTGAAGTCTCAGGCTGGCGAAGAATTCGTCAACGTGATGGGAATTGTCGACCTCTATTGGCGATATGTCGAGTTCCCACCCTCCCCGTTCGAATCGAAGTCTCCATAA